Part of the Lycium ferocissimum isolate CSIRO_LF1 chromosome 6, AGI_CSIRO_Lferr_CH_V1, whole genome shotgun sequence genome, CACAGCAAATCTATGAAAATATTACCACTTCTGCTGATTATACGCATAAATAAATCTAACCATAACAAGACATCAAAAATATTGCCACTACAGGTGGCCGTATAATTTTTGGCAAACTCTACTGAAGTTGGAACAACCCTAAGATTGTTTTCCAATTTATAATCCTTTCGGATTATTTTATGGTAATAAGTACCAAAATAACTGTTGTATACTAAGTCATACATATATCCCGTAACCAACcgaataataaaaaagaatattaaatCAAAAGGAAGCAGAAAGCCCCAATTACTTACATGTATTGGccaccttaccttttccatgtAATATAGCATACTAGAGTTACAGATCTCATGAAGAATTGAATACATACGAATCACTTACTTTTCCTCTTGATTTCTAACAAGGTACGGGTGGTACCATAAAGCTCTCAGAGATGATAATATTTATGTGGACtaaattttaacaaaatattatagactcgtgctgataacgtgttataaaataataaagcaagcaaAAAGAATATTGTGgtgaaagagagaagagaggagatatctttatttctcttgttaggggttgatttacaatgaaggagaatctctatatttataggggaaaagtgacttgatcccaaagtcactaccctaatatttctcctaaagatagacgtccacaataataaataatatttataacatgaATATCTTTTTTTATAATCGAGAATCCTCGAGCATAGTGGCACACGATTCgaaactcggtggataatgAACTCGCTCCTCTactcttctccacttaaatatcTAGCTTTTATCCGCTGCAGAGTTCAAACTCGTAACATGAGTCTAACGTGCAAACACATATGGCGTTCCTACAACTAAATCAAAGCCCTAGGGTGTGGCAGGAAAAGCATTCGGTCCAGACGTACTATGACAAGAATTTTGGAGTCTTGCACAGTTGCAAGAAAATTCACATCAAATGAATTGGCCTCAgcccaaaagaaaacaagacaTGCACAAAAGCtaagaagaagaacaaaataTGTATAATGCATTGAtcgaaaaaagaagaaaaaaaactttatttGCACTAGATTTAAACTATATACTCTTAACAATATAATGATTTTTTCACCATCGGTATAATTTAACATGTTGCAACAGTTTATATACCATTGCTTAGGCATATGTCTAGGAAATTTTACAAACCTCAAAGTAAGGATGCCTTGCTGCAATACTTGAGATCTTACTAATAGCAGTTTATTAAGTTACCCACTTATTTTGTCTCCAGAGATCTTAATTTTCTTAATGATATAGTCATATCAAACATGTTAAACtccaataatataataaaaaagatAAGAAGTAGAGACAAGATCTGCatattcttttgattttatcGAGAAGTGCACCATCACATGTATGGGTCAGAAATTAAGTCACATGTGACCATATATGCTTATGTTATTATAATCCATTTCTCTAACTACTAATTGATACTACTCATTCTTTGGTTCAAATCTCATAGACTGAAGTTCATTACCTTGAAAAATTGAATCCTGAAATCCCATTTGATCAATGGCTATTAACAGTGAAAATCTTGCAAACAATGAACTAATCAGTAGCAGCTTGAAACAAGATCATGAAGTAGTTGTAGTGATTGTTCCACTTCAAGCTCAAGGTCATCTCAATCAGCTTCTCCAATTTGCCTGTCGAATTTCTTCTTATGGTCTCTCTGTTTACTATGTAGGCTTGGCCAACTACAATCATCAGGCCAGGGTTCGAGCCAACGCCTTAAATCCTTCAGATATAGTTAAGATCCACTTTTATGACCTCCCAAGTAATCCAGATTTTGCCTCAGGCAAAATCCCGACGACTTGGGATGTTTGCATGCTTCTGCGCGAGCCCATTGCTTCCTTCTTACGAGACATCTCGTCTAAGGCAAGACGAGTtgttgttcatgatgttgtAATGTCCTATAATGTTCAGGATGTTTCTTCCTTTCCAAATGCCGAATCATATATCTTCAACTGCATTTCTAGTTTCGATATGTACTGTAGTCACATATGCACAGCAGCAGGGTTGCCCGTTCCACTTGAAGAGGAACAACTCAAAAAACTGCCCTCTCTCGAAGGATGTTATCCCGATGAAATCATGCACGTAGGACGTTTGCAGTCCCCGTATACGGGCATAAAGGCCGGTGATATCTACAATACAAGCCAAGTGATTGAAGGTAAAACTTATCTTGACTTGTTGGCACAACTCGCGAGCACACAAATGAAGAAACAATGGGCAATTGGACCGATTCTCCCTACTAAACGTCTAGATCATTTCTCAAATAGGGACAACATATGTTTGGATTGGCTGAACAAACAACCTCCAAGATCAGTTCTTTATGTATCTTTTGGAACGTCCACTTCATTTTCGGACGAACAAATCGAGGAGCTCGCGATGGGATTAGAGCTAAGCAAACAGAAGTTCCTATGGGTGTTGAGGGATGCTGATAAAGGAGTTCTCTTTAATGGGGAAGCTAGAATTAAAAGACTTGAGTTGCCGGAAGGATTTGAAGAAAGAGTTAAAGGGGTGGGCTTAGTGGTGAGAGAATGGGCACCACAACCAGAAATATTGGCGCATTCGTCCACGGGTGGGTTCATGAGCCATTGTGGCTGGAATTCTTGCATAGAGAGTATTACTACGGGAGTTCCAATAGCCGCTTGGCCTATGCACTTTGACCAACCAAAAAATGGTTTCTTGGTGACAGAAATAATGAAAATAGGCCTGATTGTTAGAGAGTGGGAGAAACGCGAGGAGCTAGTGAGTGCAACAACCATTGAGAATATTATTAGGAAGTTAATGGCATCGGGAGAAGGCGATGCCATCAGGAAAAGAGCCGAAGAACTAGGAGAGGCTGTAAGGCAGTCCACAGAGAAAGGGGGTGCTTCTCGAATGGAGTTGGAGTCTTTTGTTGCGCATATCACAAGATAGACTTGTTTTGCACCAGATAAGCTAGTGATAATTTGGAGTCtagatttttccaaaaaaaaaaaaaaaatctcttttcaaGCATTTTGGTTACTCTACAATTTCTTTAACCCTGTTACTTGTTGTTTCTTGGCTCAGACTAGTCGATCGCTTGGAATGTTCACTATCTGAAAATTTATCTCTGTCAGAATGTCTACATATTAGCTACTACACTAgcatgtttttaaattattttccgTGTTCCTATTGATTTCATATCTTACCTCATAAGTGTGCCTAAATCAACCACAGGTCCTTCTGAACATTATAagatattaaaatatcatgaaCTTAACATTGACAACTCATCTTTCTTTTGACAAAATACTTCGAAAGAAGGAAGCAATGGGCTCGCGCAGAAGCATACAAGCATTCCAGAATGCCGGGATTCTGCTCATGAAGGCATTGGGGACGGGTGGAGTATGGGAGGTCATGAAATTGGATTCTGGTGATGTCCGAAAGACTTAAGGTATTGGCACATAGCTGAACATGATGATTGCAGATGTCTAAGCCAACATAATAGACATACACAACCACtttatataagtaaaaatattcTGTTCATGATAGAAAGAATGAAAGTACTGAGTTAGTCTCATTCCTGGGACTTCTTCAATGTTGTTATAAGCTCtccaagttatgattatgaAATGTCAACTATCTGATTCTCTGAGTAACTGATACTAATAAgtgtttttcccctttttagtTACTAAAGAAGTCAATGATATTATTAAGCAACTTCTCACTAAATGCTGAAAACTTTTTATCAGCTGGttctcttcattttttaataaTCAACAAATCCCCGAGAGGTAAAAGTTTTCCTAACGTAGTACCTTTTTTGGATAATTTTCTATCAAGAACAGAACCTTTTGACTCTACTTAAATTAGTGGTATATATGTCAGCATAACTTGAGATCTAGCACATGCATTTGCATGTAGTAAGGACATACAACTAAGCTGAGAGAAGACTACCtataagcttctaaaatcatATGTTTACTTTGGTTCAAATCTCATAGACTTCACTTCATTATCTTAAAGCAAAACTGAATCCTCAAACCCCTTTTTGTCTATGGATATTAACAGTGAAAATCTTGCCAACCATGAACTCAGCTGCAGCTTGAAACAAGATGAagtagttgtagttatggtccCGATTCCTGCTCAAGGCCATCTCAATCAGCTTCTCCAATTTTCCTGCCTAGTTTCCTCTTATGGTCTCCCCGTCTACTATATTAGCTTAGCCACCTACAACCATCAGGCCAGGGTTCGAGCCAACGGCTTAAATCCTTCAGACATCGCCAAGATCCACTTCCATGACCTCCCAAGTCCTCCTGACTTTGCCTCAGGCAAAATCCCGACACTTTGAAATGCTTGCATGCTTCTGCGCGAGCCCATTGCTTCCTTCTTTCAAGACATTTCATCTAAATCAAGAAGAGTTGTCGTTGTTCATGATGCTTTAATGGCCTATAATGTTCAGGATGTTTCTTCCTTTCCCAATGTTGAATCCTATATCTTTAATTGCATTTCTAGTTTTGATATGTACTATAGTTACATATGCACAACAGCGGAGTTGCCCATTCCATTTGAAGCAGAGGAACCTAAAAGGATGCCCTCCCTTGAAGGATGTTACCCAGATGAAATCAAACACCTAGGAAGTTTTCAGGTTCAATAAATGGGTGTTAGAACAGGTGATATACATAATACAAGCCAAGCGATTGAAGGTACTACTTTAATTGACTTGATGGAACAACTCGCGAGCACACAAAACAAGAAGCAATGGGCAGTTGGACCCATTCTCCCTACTAAACTAGACCATATCTCATATAAGAAAAATGGCTGTTTGGATTGGCTGAACAAACAACCTCCAAAATCAGTTCTTTATGTATCATTTGGAACGTCGACTTCATTATCTGATGAGCAAATCAAGGAACTTGCAATGGGATTAGAGCAAAGCTAACAGAAGTTCATATGGGTGCTAAGGGATGCCGATGAAGGAGTTCTTTTCACAGGGGAAGCTAGAACTAGGAGACTTGAGTTGCCTGAAGGATTTGAGGAAAGAGTGGAAGGGGTGGGCATAGTGGTTAGAGAATGGGCACCACAACTAGAAATATTAGCTCATTCATCCACAGGTGGATTCATGAGTCATTGTGGCTGGAATTCTTGCTTAGAGAGTATTACTATGGGAGTTCCAATAGCCGATTGGCCTATGCGCTTTGACCAACCAAAAAATGGTCTTCGAGGatgtaaattatgaaaatagGCCCGATTGTTGAGAGTGGGAGAAGCACGAGGAGCTAGTGAGTGCATCCACCATTGAGAATGTTGTGAGGAAGTTAATGGCATCGGAAGATGGCGAGGTCATTAGGAAAAGAGCAGAAGAACTAGGAGAGGTCATAAGGCGGTCTACAGAGAAAGGAGGTGCTTCTCGAATGGAGTTGGAGTCTTTCGTTGTGCATATCAGTAGATAGACTTGTTTTTTTCACCAGAAGCTTGCATTGAATCCTCTGTTGTTAGCTCTAACCAGTTTTTACCAAAAGTTTCTTAATAAAAGTCTTTGGGATGCTTCAGTTTCTGAAACTTTTCATCCCTATGGGTTATATGACTCTGATGCTTTCGTATGAAAAGCTATATGTCTTACCTAAAATTTCTTAATAACTTATCATTTGTTGGGTTTTGATATTGGTGAATGGGAAATGATGGGATGAAAAGTGAAGGGAATGTAAAAGGTCCCTTTTTGCTTTGGTTAAAGCATTTGTCCCACAtaggaaaaagagaggaaaagagaggTATATATATTACATTACACCTTCTCTAGTTGCTAAAAGGGTTGAGGGGGAAAGGACCCCTTGCGCAGTCGTCGTCGCTCGCTTGGCTTCGTCAAAGATTGATTGATTATCTTTTTGGACaaacttttctttaattatttaattaattaattatttaattaaatagaaaattgacCCTGACCCGCGACTTGTGATCGACCCGGTCCGTTTTTCTCTTTCCGgatattttcaaatttccctcCAAAAAACCTGGTGACTGATCtgaatggttgcaaacattcaGAATCAGTACCTCCAACTGCTAtaaattccttcattttttcaGAATTCAATACGAATTTTTTTCGCGCTCAAAACAGATAAAACCTTTCTCTCCAAAACTCTCTTGTTTATTCTGTGTGATATACTACCGTTGAGTGGTTCGCCGCTACCAGAATTTGGAGTACTACTATTCTGGTAAGATaatcgttctatcctgggagggGATATTCCATCAACCTCGAGTACTGTGAGgagaataatttccttaaggacacactttGAACTAAGTGAGCTCGATTAtattctgaaaaatatttttatttttccaacaCTGTTTCTGTTCATTTTCCAGTTCGTTGTTTATCGCTTTTAAGTATTTCATCATCGTGTAACTGTTTTTACTAAGTGTTTTACGTACCCGTTGAAACTTTATTTAAACTTATACGATTATTATTTTCAataacaatcttaaggaaattaACTATAATATTATAATCTGTATTCTGTTTAAGGAGATTAAAACTTGTGTAGTTTTCTACTCCATATGAATATTAGTATTCTGACtcgaagatataaaaacttcgtTGGAATACCAAAGTTCATAATTACACTGcgatttgaagaaataaaatcttcATCGTTTAAGTTTGTGATTTAATTGCTATTCTCGGTTTTATTAACTAAAACGAGCTTTGTCGATTTGATGCTGACAAAGAAATAATGGCAATTGAGACTGGAACTCCCTCTGCGACTGGAACTCCCTCTGTGAATATTGCACCAGCGGTTACTCCTACAACCCGTTCCACTGTGAAACCGGCTGAGAAACCTGCGAAGTTCACCGGTGCCAACTTTAAAGGATGGCAACAAAGAATGTTCTATTGGCTTACCACCCTTGGTATGCAAAAGTTCACCAAAATGAGGACCCTCCCGTGCTCGGCTCGCCGACATGCCCGACAACCAAAGTTCACGGTTACCGAGGCTTGGAAACAGCTGATTTTTGTGCAAAGGTTACATTTTGAGTGCCTTAGAAGATGACTTGTACAACGTCTACAAGGCAAGAGAGACCTCCAAAGAACTATGGAGTGCACTTGAAAAGAAGTACAAAACCGAAGATGCTTGCTTGAAGAAGTTTGTGGTTGCCAAATTCCTAGACTACAAAATGGTGGATGGAAAAACCCTTGGAACCCAAGTTCAAGAGCTTCAACTTATCTTCCATGACCTTATTGCTGAAGGTATGGTAGTGAATGAAGCGTTCCAAATGGTTGCAATGATTGAGAAGTTGCGGCCCTCATGGAAAGATTTCAAGAATTATCTTAAGCACAAGAGAAAGGAAATGAAGTTGAAGGATCTTGTGATTCGTCTCAAGATTGAGGAAGATAACAAAACCTCTGAGAAGAGGTACCGTAAGAGTTCACCGATTGAAGGGGCAAACGTCGTTGAAGATGCTGCTccgaaaaagaacaagaaaaggaagaggCCTTCTGGAAAGGAGAAGGATCATAACAAGAAAAAGTTCAAGGGCAACTGTTATAATTGTGGTAAAGGTGCCATAAAGCTCCCGACTGTCGTGCCCCCAAGAAGgacaaagagaaaaacaagggtcagtgtcacgacccgcctagagggccgcgacgggtacccggagctagatACCGAGCACCATACATCGTACCGTGTCATCTTGACCTGTGTTCATATAAGCTTCATAAACATGTACACATATCCACATATACCAACATTCATGACAGCAAAAGAATAATGTACGAAAAATACATTGAGGGCACATGACAATCGCAATTACCCACatacaagtatctacgagcctctaattgAAACTTGAGGTNNNNNNNNNNNNNNNNNNNNNNNNNNNNNNNNNNNNNNNNNNNNNNNNNNNNNNNNNNNNNNNNNNNNNNNNNNNNNNNNNNNNNNNNNNNNNNNNNNNNAaatgaaatactatttttttcatGCAACAAGTATCAACAAAGTCTCTAAAAAGGAAGCTTCAAACATAATACAATTTACTATCAAATTTTGAAGCCCATTGTCaatacaaatttttattttttataatctaATGTATTAATTTTCACGAGTAATGTGGGCGATGAAAGAATCCATCTCTGCGCGGTTTATGACCCCATCAATCACTGATTTCTTAATAGCATTGCTCAAATCTGCTGCTCTTTTCTCTCATCTCATCTCCTTCTGTTGGAAAAGCCATCAAAGTTTTCACAGCATTCTCAACCATTTGTGATGTGACATGTTCATCTTGGCGCGCCCATGGCCTAACAGATGGTCAATTTTCAGATATTTTGTTACAAGTTGAGAATTCCTTGGCTGATCTGAATGCATTGGCCAAGCTGCTATAGGAACTCCAAAGGACATACTCTCCatgcatgaattccatccacaaTGACTCATAAAACCTCCCGTTGAACAATGTGCTAAAACCTCCCGTTGAACAATGACTCATAAAACCTCCCGTTGAACAATGTGCTAAAATTTCCAATTGTGGTGCCCAATCTCTTACTATGAtccctctttcttttattctttcttcATATCCTTCAGGTAATTGTACTTTTCTAACTTCACTTGCAAAAACATCTCCTGTGTCAGCATCTCTGAGTACCCAAATGAACTTTTGGTGGCTTTTCTCTAGACCTATTGCGAGCTCTTTGATTTCTTCATCACACAACGAAGTAGTCGTGCCAAATGACACAAAAATAACTGAGTGACATTCTTGTTTGTCAAGCCAATCCAGGGACTCGTGGCGCTTGTTTGAGCCTTTGCTCTTCTCTTTTGCCTCCATAGGATTGAATGGACCTATAGCCTATTGCTTCAATCCATGATCATATTCTTTAGCCATTAAATCAAGGTACAAACCTTCTATTACTCTCGATGAATTGTAAAGTTCACCACAATTGAGCTTCCCATCAAATTGTTCTTGTATCCTCAAAAATTCCCAAAACTCTGGAGGAAAACAATCTTCAATTGATGGAATATACTCATAAAGTTCAGTTCCAGGATGAAAAGGCTTTCCTTTGAGTTCCCACGAATATGAATATGTCATGAAAGCAGATGTACTATTGAAAGCGTAGCACTCTGTATTTGGCATTTGTGGCAAATCTTGAACTACCCAtttcatcaaatcatcataaatGATAACAACTTTCCTATGATTCGCGTTTAGAAGTTCGCGTACTAGAGAGCCAACAGGGTCGCGGAGGTGGAATGTGGCGTAGAAAGAAGGCATTAGCTGGTTGGGAAATTTGTGAGAAGCATTAGGATTTGGTGAGGGAGTTTCAAAAGAAGGtgtttgaaattcatgaaactgaACGTTTGTTATAGTGTCAGGATCAAGACCATGAACCCGAGTTTTCGCTTGTTGAAGTTGAGGGGTTCCAACATAATGGACTGGGATATTGTACGAGGAAATGAGTCGAGAGAGATGGAGGAGTTGATTGAGATGGCCTTGTGCTGGAAGTGGTACCATGACTACAGCTATTGAGCTTTTGGAGGTGCATTTTTCAGCCACTCGGAAATATTTGTCTGATTTAAGActtaaaagaagaagagaaagtttAGAGATGAGAAATCTTTGAATTTTCTTGCAAATTTAAGGGTATTATAGAGCACGTTTGATGTCTGACGGCATGGCAGAAGGAATATATTATTTTCCAGGTAGGAAATCAGAATCATTGGTCAAAATAATCCAATATAATAATGAAGACGATTAGACTAATTACAAGCTAAGCACTGGCGTTCTCAATGTCAATGATTTCATATAAGATTATGATTACTGATGCTATCAAAGAAAAGGCAATAGTACTAACTAATATTTGGACATATCGAAAAGGTGTTCACAACTTGAACTAGCTGCGCCTCCTACACTTTCTGCAGTGTTGCAGTGTCAttataatagaaaaaaaaaaaaaaaattcaaaatcaaagtCACACTCACATCAAATTCACATGCTGATTCCCAAATTAGAGTGATTTGGTTGTCGTATGTATGCTCTTATTTGAGATGGTAAACTTGAGCCGAGGACAAGAAAAAACACATTTTTAAGATAGACATATCAGAGTGAAAGGATGAGACTCTGTTGAAATGATC contains:
- the LOC132061531 gene encoding uncharacterized protein LOC132061531, with amino-acid sequence MAIETGTPSATGTPSVNIAPAVTPTTRSTVKPAEKPAKFTGANFKGWQQRMFYWLTTLGYILSALEDDLYNVYKARETSKELWSALEKKYKTEDACLKKFVVAKFLDYKMVDGKTLGTQVQELQLIFHDLIAEGMVVNEAFQMVAMIEKLRPSWKDFKNYLKHKRKEMKLKDLVIRLKIEEDNKTSEKRYRKSSPIEGANVVEDAAPKKNKKRKRPSGKEKDHNKKKFKGNCYNCGKGAIKLPTVVPPRRTKRKTRQKNNVRKIH